TTCACTCCCCGGCTACTCGCCGCCTCATTCGTAGCGTACCTCTTCGGCGAATTTCTCAATTCCATTGTCCTAGCGAAAATGAAGATCGCGACTCGCGGCAGGTACCTCTGGACTCGCACGATAGGATCTACGCTTGTAGGCCAGTTCGCCGACTCCGCATTATTCGTCTCGCTCGCATTTGCAGGAATAGTGCCGGCGGGAGCAGTATTGGACCTCATTGTGTCCCAGTGGCTCGTAAAATCATTTTACGAGGCCGCAGCCACACCGCTGACTTATGGGATTGTGAATTTTCTGAAAAGAAACGAAAACTCTGATTATTATGATCGGGATACGAACTTCAACCCGCTTGTCTGGAGCAGGGAACCCCGCGGTCGATCGTCCGAAGATTTAATGGCTAATCGTCCCGGAAAGGGATGACAAGCCGTTTCGGATTGTGCTCGTGAGCGACTGGCCGTTGCATTTTTTCCACGCAAACGATAAATTTTATGCAAAACTGAGGTGAACGTTTGTACACTTTCCTTGTAGTTGTTGATCTTATGGTGGCCATTCTCCTGATGGTAGTGGTGCTTATGCAGTCCAGTAAAGGAGGAGGCCTTGCAGGTACATTCGGCGGCGCTAGCGCGGGTTTCGGAAACATGTTCGGCGTCAGGAAGACCGCGGACATACTTTCCCGAATGACGACAATCCTCGCATCTGTTTTCATCGGGCTCGCGTTTCTGATAAACTTGTTTTTCCTTCCGAACAAAGTCTCGAACCAGCAGAAGAGCATGCTTCAACAGCAGGGCTCGCAGAACCTTCCGACCCAGCAGGTTCCGCAGATGCCGGATCAGTCCCAGCCGCAGAAGTAGAGCGAACCTAAAGAGATGCCTAAGTCTGCTCTCATTTTGCTCGTCGATGACGAGCAAGCAAACCTCGAATTGTTTTGCACGATCCTTGAGAACGAAGGATACCGCACTCTTGCTGCAAAGAACGCCGTGGAAGCGCTGGAACTCCTCGAATCGAATAAACCCGATCTCATTATAAGCGATATATATATGCCCCAGATGGGCGGGTTCGAATTCTACGAACGGGTACAGGCGATGGGAGATCTTAGGACGGTCCCGTTCATTTTCCTCAGCGCACTGGCAGACCGTGATCACGTACGTGTCGGAAAGGAGCTCGGGGCCGACGATTATTTGACAAAGCCGATTGATATCGATGAGCTTGTCACAACCGTACGCGGCAAGCTCAAGCGCGCCGCATCGCTTCGAAGCGCAATGGAGAACGAGTTCGATACTTTGAGGGAACAGATTCTCTCAACTCTTTCGCACGAGCTCAATACGCCGTTGACGTATATAATTGGTTTCTCGGAAATCATCGGAAGCGACGCATCCCAGATTACAACAAGTGAGCTCAAGGAATTCGCGAACCTGATCCACCATGGCGGCGACCGGCTCAAGAATCTTATGGACGACTTTCTGGAGACCATACAAATAGATTCTGGACATACGCGAATGTTTTACGACTCGGACAAGAAGACATTTAACCTGCGAGACACCCTCGTGTCGCTCAAGAATGAATATGCGCCGGAGGCAGCAGCAAAGAAGCTCGGGTTTGAAATGGAACTCCCGAACGAACTGTACGTGACAGCTTCGTGCACGCTCGTCCGCGATATGATCGGGAGGCTCCTCTCCAACGCCGTGAAGTTCACGCAAACCGGCAAGGTCTCGGTCCGTGCTTTGCGCGAACAGGATCTTGCTACGGTCGAGGTCTTTGACACCGGGTGTGGGATTCCGCAGACGGAGTTGCCCAAGGCTTTCAATAAATTTTACCAGGTGAATAAAGAAAAGCAGCAGCAGCAGGGCGCGGGACTCGGCCTCTATATTGCCAAAGGTCTCGCCGAAATCAATCACTGTGAGCTGGAATTGTCCTCCTCAGATGGCGCAGGGACAAAGGCGGTAATCAAGATCCCCATACTCTGATCATGACCGAGACGACCGCCGTCTTAGTTGCGTGCTTGGTCTCTACGCTGAAGACTCTCGTGACGGCTTCAGCGAAATCCAAATCGAAATTGTCAAAAGCCGGCGTGCTGAGATCGATCCATATGTGTCGCGCCAGTCTTCGAAGCCACCCTGCCATTCCAGGTGAAGCAGGGGAGAAGTTCCCTCAAGGACCTCTGAACGCAAGCTGATGGAAGAGTTCATCTATCGAATAGAAAATCGCTCTCCAGGTCCACCCGGAAAAGGGACGATCGTGCTCGAAGGCGAAGAGCATTTTCATTTATCACGAGTCCTGCGGGTTAAGCCGGGCAACCACGTCCTGGCGACCGATGGAAATGGGACCACTTGTCTCTGTACGATCCGGAAGATAAACAGGGAGAATACTCTTTGTGAAATTGAAGAGGAGTATCAGGACCTGAACTCGCCCGCGAGAAAATTCTGGATCGGTCTTTCTATGCTAAAACCCGTCTCCAAGATTGAGTCGGCTGTAGAGAAATGTACCGAGATCGGAGCTGCCGGATTCCTGCTATTCCCTTCGAAGAGAAGCGAGAAGGTCAGACCGAGACTCTCCCGACTCGATGCAATAGCAAGATCGGCGATGAAACAATCGCTACAGAGCCGAATACCTACGATTGTCAAGATCGATGACATGGAACAGTTAGTCGCACGGGACAGGGAGTATAACGTAAGAGTGGTCCTCCATGAAAAATCACGCGATCCTGCCGAACCTTTCATAAGACAGTTGGCAAATCAAACATCCGTTGTCGCGCTAATCGGGCCCGAGGGCGGGTTCACAGATGAAGAAATAGCCTTCTTCAAGGAAAATGGATATGCAGAACTTTCATTGGGAAAATCCCGTTTGAGATCAGAGACGGCGGCCATAAAGATCGCATCGCTCTTGTCCGGTTCGTGATCGTTAGTAATGACTTCAGAGTCAGTATAAATCTATTCTAAAATTATTGATTGACCCGATGGCGGAAATGCAGGAAGAATTGAGACAAACATATTTGAAAACATCAGAGGAAACTAAACGAGCCGTCGGGGGTGTCGATGACGCGGCGAAAGACGCGCCTCTTCATCGGGACATAAGGGAACTGGGCGCGATCCTCGGAAAAGTACTGATTGAGCAGGAGGGGAAAGAGTTCTTCGACCTTGAAGAGGAACTTCGGGCCCTTACCAAGTCGCTCCGGTCAAAGCATTCGCTCGAGACTAAACTCGAGATCGACTCTCTCATCAACTCGCTGGACATTGAGAAGGCAAGCAAGATAGTTCGCGCCTTTCTGTTCTATTTTCTCCTTAGCAATACGGCTGACGAAGTGCACAAGATACGGCGACAGCGCGCCCATGCGTTGACCGACGGTACGGCTCAACGGGGCTCCATGGATGAAGCGATAACTAACCTGTCACGGGAAGGGCACTCCTTCGATTTCGTGAAACAGCTGTTGACCGATATGAATGTAGTGCCCGTGTTCACGGCACATCCGACTGAAGCGACTCGCCAGACCATACTGAAGAAAATCCTCAACATAAGCACGCTGCTTCTACGCCGCGAAACGGTGGCGCTCACGCCTGACGAGCTCGCCGACCTGAGGAGACAACTCCACACTGAGATCACGACTTTGTGGCAGACGAATGAAATCAGGCAGAACAAAGTCACAGTGAACGATGAAATTCGGCGCGGATTGTTCTTCTTCAGGGAGGTCATATATGATTCGATCCCCGTCTTCTACGACCGCCTGAATAGGACGATTGAAAGCGTGTTCGGCTCGAAGCTGGCAGCGCCGGTGGTTTTCAAATTCGGATCGTGGATCGGCGGCGACCGTGACGGCCATCCTTTTGTCACGGCTGAAGTTACGAGAAACACTTTCCTTCTTCATAAGAGGCAAATACTCTCGTTGTATAGCAAAGACACAGACGCGCTGTACGATACCATGAGCACTTCAACCAGGCTCGTAGGCGCTTCCCGCGAGCTGTCGGACTCCGTAAAGGCCGACATCGAGGAACTCTCCGCGCAGGTTAAAGAGAGCGACCTGAAGGATCAATCGGAAATCTACAGGGTGAAGGTGTTCCTGATCTACAACAAACTGAAGAACGCGTTAGAAGGAAAGAAGTCCGGATATGAATCAGCGGACGAGCTGCTTCGCGATTTACAAATGATGTACGATAGCCTTGTCGAGAATAAAGGCGAAGTGATCGCGGAGGCGCAGATCCTTCCGTTTATCTATAAGGTGAAGACGTTCGGATTTCACCTCGCCTCTCTCGATGTTCGCCAGGATGCGTCGGTGCTCCTGACAGCCGTGACAGAACTTCTCAGGTCTGCGGAAGTCGATGGTGATTTCGGAAAGCGGAGTGAGGATGCCAAGACTCGCCTGTTGACGGCGGAGCTGCTCAAGGTCAGACCGCTGGTGAACTCCGATATGGTTCATCACCATGTTACAGACGAAGTCTTATCGGAATTTGAAGCGATGAGGTTCGGTAAAGAAGAGGCAGGAGAGGAGGCATCGGAGGATTATATCATTAGCATGAGCTCTGTGGCGAGCAATGTGCTGACCTCTCTCCTTTTCGCGAAAGAGGCTGGTCTCGTGAAGGTCAAAGATGGGGCGATCACCAGCACGAGAGTCGACATCCTTCCTCTCTTCGAGACCATTGAAGACTTGAGACGGGCTCATCTCGTTCTCGAGGAGCTTTTTAGAAACCAAGCATACTCCCAGCACTTGAAGCTGCGCGCATCGACTCAGAAAATTATGCTCGGGTATTCAGATAGCAACAAGGACGGCGGGATTGTCACGTCAAGTTTCGAGCTGATCAAAACGCAGATAAATCTCAAGAAAATCTGTGATAAATATGGTGTGAAGCTGATCCTTTTCCACGGGCGCGGAGGAAGCGTGTCTCGCGGAGGCGGCCCCTTGAACCAGGCAATACTTTCTCAACCTACCGGGACAATCGAAGGCAAAATAAAGATCACCGAGCAGGGCGAAATGATCTTCATGAAATACTCGATGCCGGAACTCGCGATTAGGAATGTCGAGCTTATGACTTCGGCGGTCATGATGTCGACGGCACGATATAAATCCGGCGAAAAAAACTACAGTGACAGGTACCTTAGGGAGTTCGGCAAGATTTCCGACATTGCCATGGAGCACTATCGAAGGCTCGTTGCTCAGCCCTCATTTCTAGAATATTTCCGGCGCGTGAGCCCGATCGACGTGATCGAAAGGATCGAGATCGGCTCGCGGCCACCCTCGCGAAGCCAGGGTTCTGATCTCAAAAATCTCCGGTCTATACCCTGGGTTTTCTCCTGGACCCAAAACAGGCAGCTGATCTCCGGCTGGTACGGATACGGGAGTGCGCTGGAAGAAGCCGTGCGCCGTAAGATCGTTTCATGGGAGAATCTCCGGAAGATGTACAAAGAGTGGGAATTTTTCAAAGCCCTCACCGATAACGTCGAGATGGTCCTCGTGAAAGCGGACATGACGATCGCGAGAGAGTATCTGCGCCTTTGCAGTAGAAAGAAAAATGCGGAGAAGATCTTTGAATCTATCGAAAAGGAATTTGCGAAAACCACCGAGGCAGTGTTGAAAGTGACCGGCGAGACCAACCTGCTGGACTCCAACGCATCTCTTCAGCGCTCGTTGAGGTTGAGAAATCCGTATATAGACCCGATCAGTCTGGTGCAGATCAGGTTTCTCGAAAAATTCCGTGAAAAGGGAACTGACGGCGAAAGTCAGCAGTCAATTCTGGACCTCCTCAGATCAACAGTCAACGGGATTGCCGCAGGGATGCGGAACACCGGATAGATAATTTCCCAATCGCAAATCTCCTTGAGATTACTCCCTGTCCCTCTCACCATGTAATTTGTTCGCCCAATAAAAAAGGCGGCCGATAAGCCGCCTCTTCTTAAAATAGGATTCCTTTCGCTTACTTCGTATCGCCTCCAACCGGCTCTACTGTGTCTACCGCAAGAAGATCCATTCCGCCTTTTTGGTAGACTGTTCCGGTGATCTTCACCTGCTTCGCCGCGTATTGCACGAGAAGGGAATTGGCGGGCTTGTGAGTCGACGTCATGCAGAGGTACACGTGACCTTTGGCATCGAGGACACCTACTGGCAAGCCGTTGTTTATACACATCTGAGCGCAATCGGCATGAGCCGCGCCTTTTTCGCCTTTGGTCATGTAGCATGCCATGTCAATGACCTCGCCCTGGATAGTTGTCTTGGCAGTCTTGTCCTTCGACATGTGCATGTCTTTCATGTCCTTCATGTCCTGCGCTCTGCTCAGTGTGGCGGTCGCGAGCACTGCCGCAAAGACGAACATTGCCACTTTTATATATCTCATCGTTTCCTCCGGTTTGGTTTGATTCCTATTAGTGCGCCTTATCGTAGCGGGCCGCCGCTTCTTTCCAGTTTATGTTCTTCATGAACGCTGCGATGTAATCGGCCCGTTTCAATCCGTAATCGATCATGAAAGCGTGTTCAAATACATCAAGCACAACGATCGGCGTGCAGCCGGCGAGATGTCCCATGTCGTGCTCGTTAATCCAGTCGTTGTAGAGCGCGCCGTTTGTCGTGTCCAGATAAAGAAGAGTCCAGCCGATTCCTCTCATGCTCCCGGCCGCCTTGAAATCGGTTTCCCAGTTTGCATAACTTCCATATTGTTTTTCGAGCGCGGCATTGAGAGCCGATTTACCGGCTATGGGCTCCTTCCCTCCAAGGTTGTCGAAATAAAACTCGTGAAGCCTCATCCCGTTGAATTCCCAGCCGAACCTTCTCTTCAACTCCGCGTACTCCGGCGTTCCGGTCTTTCCGTCCTTCAACATTTGCGAAAGTATGTCCGCAAGCTTATTCGTGTTTGTCACGTAACCATTATACAGGGTGAAGTGGTTTTCGAGAAGCTGTTTCGAGAATCCTTCCATCCCGATCAGGTGATTGTAACTCTTGGCCTGGTATGCCATTCTCTTTTCCTTTCTCTTTTAAATATTGGACCGTTGACATCTAACGAAAAAGAAATTGCGCGCTCTTTTCCCTTTCTCGCGTGTGCTCACCGATGTCCGCACGGAACGAAGACTATGCACTGAACGAATGGCCGCAGCCGCAGGTCCTTGTCGCGTTCGGGTTTTCAAATGTAAATCCTTTTCCGCTCAACCCGTCCTGGTAGTCGAGATTGATTCCGGACAGGTAGGGAAGGCTTCTCTCATCCACGAACACTCTGACTCCTTTAGTGTCGATGACCTTGTCTGTCTCGGCTGCCTTCTCGTCGAAGCCGAGGACGTATGAGAATCCGCTGCACCCTCCGCCTTTCACTCCCATTCTCAATCCGAAAGTGTCGGGTACATTGTTCTCTGCCATCACTTTCTTTATTTCCTGTGCCGCTCTATCTGAAATGTTTATTTCGAACTGGGCTGTTTCGACCTCAGCCATTTTTTCCTCCTGATGATTTATATGTAGACAAATCCATTATGATGATACCGGTTTCCCGCTCGTCTTTGTCTTGAATTCCGGATAATTAACCGTCCATACACCCGATGAAACCGGCTTCAGAATTGAATCTTTTACCATTTCAAATACTAACGCATTCAGTGTGTTTTCAAGTTCCGCATCCGAAATCGAAAATCCGTTTTCTTTAAGGTAATACTTCAGCCCGTACCGGAGATCGCGGTAAAAAACGTTGGAAAGATGGAATATCGGGAATTTTGACCTGAGATACTCAAGGTACTGCTTCTTGGTTGAGCGGACAAATTCAATTTCACGCATCGGGAATGACCTCTGTTGTGTTTAAAAATATAGAACCGAAACTGCAGCAATTCAATGCCCGCAACTTCCATAGGGGTACAGCAGTAAACACACTTGAGTGTTCAGCGAGGGATGGAATTGAAAAAGTACTCTCGACACTAGCCTGAGGATCTCAGGTTAGATTTCTATTAGCATTCTATCTGATTTTGTAACACGATACCTGAGTTGATCATCCGGATCGAAACCTGTCTTCCTGAACTCCAGTTCTCATGAATCGGGCGCAGATTGAATATTACGCCGTAGCTGGCTAAATTCTATTGAAAAATCTGGAGGATTTACATGGCAATTAATGTCGGTATTAATGGTTTCGGACGAATTGGAAGAAACTTTTTCAGGGCTGCTTACAAGAGCAAAGACATCAATGTTGTCGCGGTAAATGACATCACTGATGCGAAGACACTTGCACATCTTTTGAAGTACGACTCGATACTCGGGATATTTGCGGGAAATGTGGCAGCAAAAGAAAATGAAATTTCAGTCGACGGAAAGAGCTTTAAGGTTTTTTCCGAAAAAGATCATCATAACCTTCACTGGAAGGATCTCGGCGTCGATGTGGTCGTCGAGTCGACCGGGCTGAAGCAATTCACTGCCGGTGACGAAGCTAAGACACATCTTGCCAACGGGGCGAAGAAAGTCATCATTACTGCGCCGGCAAAGGTATTCGACATCACCATTGTCCTCGGGGTGAACGATCAATTGTACGACGCTCAGAAACACAATGTCATTTCAAATGCGAGCTGCACGACGAACTGTCTCGCTCCCGTCATAAAGGTTCTGCGCGATTCGTTTGGTATCAAGAAGGGTCTGATGACCACGATACATTCATACACGAATGATCAGCGAATCCTCGATATGCCGCACTCCGATCTACGCCGGGCACGCGCGGCGGCGCTTTCAATGATTCCCACTTCAACCGGAGCAGCAAAGGCGATCGGTCTAGTCATGCCGGACCTCAAAGGCAAACTTGACGGCTTCTCCATGCGAGTGCCGACCCCGAACGTCAGCGTCGTGGACGTGGTCGTCGAAACTGAAAAGCCGACGACTAAGGATGACGTCAACAAAGCCCTCAAGGCAGCGGCCGACGGACCACTGAAGGGAATCCTCGGCTACAGCGAAGAGCCACTTGTCTCGATCGACTACAGGGGAGACCCGAGATCGTCAATCGTGGATGCACTCAGCACGATGGTAATAGACAACATGGTCAAGGTCATTTCCTGGTACGACAACGAGTGGGGCTATTCCAATCGCGTAGTCGACCTCGTCAAGAAAGTCGGATCGAAACTCAACTAATCTAATGTATCCCGTCCCGGGTTATTCCCGGGACGGATGCATCATTTCTCAAGCATCCATCGGGAAAGGGCAGATTGAACTTCATTCTGGTTGCGTCGCTTTTCCTCGCTCCCCACATCAATTCCGGCGGCAAAACGTATACTGCACGCGAAGTCTTCGATAAATGCATATCGCGCGCCGCGGAGAACGACAGCGTTCTTACCGGCAGGGATCTCCAGTTTACACAGAATATGATTTTCGAATCGAGGAGCGGCGACAAAAACACTTTCGTGTTCAAGGTTACGATAAGACACGGAGCCTTCGAAAGGGAACTGGTGTCAAGCGACGTGGCCAACGGCGACAGATTCAACGGCGGCTATGAGGCATTCGACAAGATGTTTCTGCTGTCCCAGTATTTCTCCAAAGGCGACAAGGTCCTATCGTCGTGTGAGCTCGACAAACCCGTTTGCAACGAGTGTTACGGGCTCAACTTCAGCTTTTCGAAGTCGTCCGATTCCGATGATCCGCTCAGTACCGTTTATGCGTCGGTCAATGCGTACACTTACGCCCCTCAGCACATCGAGGAAAAACTCACCGGACTCCCGCTCGGAGTTGAGTTCCGCGATATCGTGGACGTCTCGTACGACAGCAAGCTCGGCGTCTACTTTCCGGAAAATATTGTCATGCATGTCTACGCGAGATTTCTCTTCCTCAAAGGTCAGATCGCGTTGATCACAATCAAGAACGGCGATCTGAGACAGCTGTGAAAACTCTTCTCGCTCTCCTTACGGGACTTTCAATCAGTTTTGAGGGAGTTGCCCAATCTCTTCCGGCGAATGACATAATCGCACGGTCGGAAGTTCTCACGCAAAAAAGCGACAAGAAATCCTGGAACCTGAACGGTACGTTGAAGACCTCAATGAACCTCGCTTCGAGTGTCATAGGAAGGCACTCCAGTGGTTCAGCCGTCTACAGGATCACCGTTACCGACGGGATGGACTCGAGGAACGAACTCATCGAGAAGAGCGATGACAAAGATTCGTCATTTACAAAATTCCTCGCGCGCGAGTCTGAGCGCAGACTGGACAAACCTGCCTTCCGCACATTTGAATCAGCTTACCCCTGGGAACGATATCTCGCCCGGGCAAATGAAAAGAAAACATTCACCGCAGAAATCGTATCGGACACTTCCATGATGGCCGGGAAGAGATGCTACGAGATCCATTTCGAGCTCGATGCTGAAGGAGACTCGCTTAGCGCGGAAGGTGAGGGAATTATCTGGATAGACGCTGCCACGCTGTTTCCGGTCAGAACGTATCACGATTTTTCAGTCAGCGGGACACGCGGGATCGCAGAAGTAAGGTCGTTCAGCGACTTTGCGGAATTGCAGGGGGGAATACCGGTACTTGTCAGGAGCGAAATCCAGACGATGCCGAAATTTCTGTTTC
The window above is part of the Candidatus Kryptoniota bacterium genome. Proteins encoded here:
- a CDS encoding queuosine precursor transporter — encoded protein: MNRTGTERWLPAIAAVFVTTLVISNIIAVKLFSVGPVFLPAGVILFPVSYIFGDVLTEVYGYSRARQVIWIGFGCNLLAVVAICISIYLPAAPIWNVLGSSESSQKAYSAIFGFTPRLLAASFVAYLFGEFLNSIVLAKMKIATRGRYLWTRTIGSTLVGQFADSALFVSLAFAGIVPAGAVLDLIVSQWLVKSFYEAAATPLTYGIVNFLKRNENSDYYDRDTNFNPLVWSREPRGRSSEDLMANRPGKG
- the secG gene encoding preprotein translocase subunit SecG codes for the protein MYTFLVVVDLMVAILLMVVVLMQSSKGGGLAGTFGGASAGFGNMFGVRKTADILSRMTTILASVFIGLAFLINLFFLPNKVSNQQKSMLQQQGSQNLPTQQVPQMPDQSQPQK
- a CDS encoding response regulator, producing the protein MPKSALILLVDDEQANLELFCTILENEGYRTLAAKNAVEALELLESNKPDLIISDIYMPQMGGFEFYERVQAMGDLRTVPFIFLSALADRDHVRVGKELGADDYLTKPIDIDELVTTVRGKLKRAASLRSAMENEFDTLREQILSTLSHELNTPLTYIIGFSEIIGSDASQITTSELKEFANLIHHGGDRLKNLMDDFLETIQIDSGHTRMFYDSDKKTFNLRDTLVSLKNEYAPEAAAKKLGFEMELPNELYVTASCTLVRDMIGRLLSNAVKFTQTGKVSVRALREQDLATVEVFDTGCGIPQTELPKAFNKFYQVNKEKQQQQGAGLGLYIAKGLAEINHCELELSSSDGAGTKAVIKIPIL
- a CDS encoding RsmE family RNA methyltransferase, which gives rise to MEEFIYRIENRSPGPPGKGTIVLEGEEHFHLSRVLRVKPGNHVLATDGNGTTCLCTIRKINRENTLCEIEEEYQDLNSPARKFWIGLSMLKPVSKIESAVEKCTEIGAAGFLLFPSKRSEKVRPRLSRLDAIARSAMKQSLQSRIPTIVKIDDMEQLVARDREYNVRVVLHEKSRDPAEPFIRQLANQTSVVALIGPEGGFTDEEIAFFKENGYAELSLGKSRLRSETAAIKIASLLSGS
- the ppc gene encoding phosphoenolpyruvate carboxylase, with translation MKTSEETKRAVGGVDDAAKDAPLHRDIRELGAILGKVLIEQEGKEFFDLEEELRALTKSLRSKHSLETKLEIDSLINSLDIEKASKIVRAFLFYFLLSNTADEVHKIRRQRAHALTDGTAQRGSMDEAITNLSREGHSFDFVKQLLTDMNVVPVFTAHPTEATRQTILKKILNISTLLLRRETVALTPDELADLRRQLHTEITTLWQTNEIRQNKVTVNDEIRRGLFFFREVIYDSIPVFYDRLNRTIESVFGSKLAAPVVFKFGSWIGGDRDGHPFVTAEVTRNTFLLHKRQILSLYSKDTDALYDTMSTSTRLVGASRELSDSVKADIEELSAQVKESDLKDQSEIYRVKVFLIYNKLKNALEGKKSGYESADELLRDLQMMYDSLVENKGEVIAEAQILPFIYKVKTFGFHLASLDVRQDASVLLTAVTELLRSAEVDGDFGKRSEDAKTRLLTAELLKVRPLVNSDMVHHHVTDEVLSEFEAMRFGKEEAGEEASEDYIISMSSVASNVLTSLLFAKEAGLVKVKDGAITSTRVDILPLFETIEDLRRAHLVLEELFRNQAYSQHLKLRASTQKIMLGYSDSNKDGGIVTSSFELIKTQINLKKICDKYGVKLILFHGRGGSVSRGGGPLNQAILSQPTGTIEGKIKITEQGEMIFMKYSMPELAIRNVELMTSAVMMSTARYKSGEKNYSDRYLREFGKISDIAMEHYRRLVAQPSFLEYFRRVSPIDVIERIEIGSRPPSRSQGSDLKNLRSIPWVFSWTQNRQLISGWYGYGSALEEAVRRKIVSWENLRKMYKEWEFFKALTDNVEMVLVKADMTIAREYLRLCSRKKNAEKIFESIEKEFAKTTEAVLKVTGETNLLDSNASLQRSLRLRNPYIDPISLVQIRFLEKFREKGTDGESQQSILDLLRSTVNGIAAGMRNTG
- a CDS encoding Fe-Mn family superoxide dismutase: MAYQAKSYNHLIGMEGFSKQLLENHFTLYNGYVTNTNKLADILSQMLKDGKTGTPEYAELKRRFGWEFNGMRLHEFYFDNLGGKEPIAGKSALNAALEKQYGSYANWETDFKAAGSMRGIGWTLLYLDTTNGALYNDWINEHDMGHLAGCTPIVVLDVFEHAFMIDYGLKRADYIAAFMKNINWKEAAARYDKAH
- the erpA gene encoding iron-sulfur cluster insertion protein ErpA; amino-acid sequence: MAEVETAQFEINISDRAAQEIKKVMAENNVPDTFGLRMGVKGGGCSGFSYVLGFDEKAAETDKVIDTKGVRVFVDERSLPYLSGINLDYQDGLSGKGFTFENPNATRTCGCGHSFSA
- the gap gene encoding type I glyceraldehyde-3-phosphate dehydrogenase — protein: MAINVGINGFGRIGRNFFRAAYKSKDINVVAVNDITDAKTLAHLLKYDSILGIFAGNVAAKENEISVDGKSFKVFSEKDHHNLHWKDLGVDVVVESTGLKQFTAGDEAKTHLANGAKKVIITAPAKVFDITIVLGVNDQLYDAQKHNVISNASCTTNCLAPVIKVLRDSFGIKKGLMTTIHSYTNDQRILDMPHSDLRRARAAALSMIPTSTGAAKAIGLVMPDLKGKLDGFSMRVPTPNVSVVDVVVETEKPTTKDDVNKALKAAADGPLKGILGYSEEPLVSIDYRGDPRSSIVDALSTMVIDNMVKVISWYDNEWGYSNRVVDLVKKVGSKLN